In one Arenibacter antarcticus genomic region, the following are encoded:
- a CDS encoding gliding motility-associated C-terminal domain-containing protein, producing MRPNNLYRLLLITLAFALLNITALHAQFLLQASNSSDEHNYKWYEASDRNTILGTDFFYEVSQPGIYFATYDGTLCGSNASGYFIVTDCSNPDNEVVLDISNNVGPAATLSWSPSVSGDQLRPMVTATQSVARYTATVTKAGNSFDLPNFTVVCIQQASILEDDFVTMNEDDSVVVPIFDNDSNIPSDGILTSSNPFNGNVFIADNSTPNDPSDDIVTFVPNPNFNGNTSFTYTVCNSKGDCSTAIVNVNVLPIVDAFEDAVVTLENEAIEVDVMRNDNDIPVIGTFITSIPPNGTVVVNDNGTPNNLTDDTLTYTPNTDYVGTDQFTYTLCDDSLNCSTASVRVIVNAVGIVNLDTDNDGILDSFEDLNLDGDNDPSTDPTDSDGDGIPDYLDIDSDNDGIPDNVEAQTTLGYIPPSGIDANNNGLDDAYEQNGNLGLFPVDTDGDGMPDYLDEDSDDDGVPDYIEGHDHNHDGIPDVVFIGSDKDNDGLDDGFEGAVLIDIDVNDEIDDPLNDLPNTDGDNEVDFRDPDDDGDGILTRDEDTNGDGNWANDDFNGDGIPDYLDPDIVVLEDGLEVFNVITPNNDGIHDVLTIKGVENYPNNTIKIYNRWGVLVYATKAYNNNSNYFDGTSKGRVTVDQDNKLPVGTYFYILEYAQTDQSKPTTLTGYIYINR from the coding sequence TTGAGACCGAACAATCTTTATAGATTATTATTAATCACGCTGGCCTTTGCTTTGCTGAACATAACGGCCTTACATGCCCAGTTTTTGTTGCAGGCATCTAACAGCAGTGATGAACACAACTATAAATGGTATGAAGCATCAGATAGGAATACGATCTTAGGGACCGATTTCTTTTATGAGGTATCCCAACCTGGAATTTATTTTGCTACCTATGATGGGACTCTTTGTGGATCCAATGCCAGTGGTTATTTTATTGTGACCGATTGTTCCAATCCAGATAACGAGGTTGTATTGGATATTTCCAATAACGTAGGTCCAGCCGCCACCTTAAGTTGGTCACCCTCTGTTAGTGGCGATCAATTACGGCCTATGGTTACAGCCACCCAAAGTGTTGCTCGATATACCGCTACGGTAACAAAGGCGGGAAATTCTTTTGATCTCCCCAATTTTACAGTGGTATGTATACAACAGGCCAGTATTTTGGAGGACGATTTTGTGACGATGAATGAAGACGACTCTGTAGTTGTACCCATATTCGATAATGATAGCAATATCCCATCAGATGGTATACTGACCAGCTCAAATCCGTTTAATGGCAATGTATTTATCGCGGATAATAGTACGCCCAACGATCCATCGGACGACATAGTTACTTTTGTTCCCAACCCTAATTTTAATGGGAATACTTCTTTTACCTATACTGTTTGTAATTCCAAGGGCGATTGTAGTACTGCTATCGTAAATGTAAATGTGCTACCAATTGTGGACGCCTTTGAGGATGCTGTAGTTACTTTAGAAAATGAAGCCATTGAGGTCGATGTTATGAGGAACGATAATGACATACCAGTTATCGGCACTTTTATAACCTCCATCCCACCAAATGGAACAGTGGTGGTTAATGATAACGGAACACCAAACAATCTTACCGATGATACGCTAACCTATACTCCCAATACCGATTATGTGGGAACTGACCAGTTTACCTATACCTTGTGTGACGATTCGTTAAATTGTAGTACAGCAAGCGTTAGAGTTATAGTAAATGCGGTGGGTATAGTGAATCTAGATACTGATAACGATGGGATTCTAGATAGTTTTGAAGACCTAAATCTGGATGGCGATAACGATCCATCTACCGATCCAACGGATTCCGACGGCGATGGAATTCCTGATTATTTAGATATTGATAGTGATAATGACGGTATCCCCGATAATGTGGAAGCTCAGACTACTTTGGGTTATATACCACCCAGTGGTATAGATGCCAATAATAATGGTTTGGATGATGCTTACGAACAAAATGGCAACCTTGGACTGTTCCCTGTTGACACGGATGGGGACGGTATGCCCGACTATCTGGATGAGGATAGTGATGATGATGGGGTGCCCGATTATATTGAAGGGCATGACCATAATCACGATGGTATCCCAGATGTAGTTTTCATTGGATCCGATAAGGATAACGATGGTCTGGACGACGGATTTGAAGGTGCTGTACTTATCGATATAGATGTAAACGATGAAATAGACGACCCATTAAATGACCTTCCCAATACGGATGGAGACAATGAGGTGGACTTCAGGGATCCCGATGATGATGGGGACGGTATTCTTACCAGAGATGAAGATACCAATGGCGATGGGAATTGGGCCAACGACGATTTTAATGGCGACGGTATCCCGGATTATTTAGACCCCGATATAGTTGTTTTGGAAGATGGATTGGAAGTGTTTAATGTGATTACTCCCAATAATGACGGAATCCATGATGTGTTGACCATTAAAGGAGTTGAAAACTATCCAAATAATACGATCAAAATATACAATCGTTGGGGGGTTCTGGTATATGCTACCAAGGCTTATAATAATAATTCTAATTATTTTGACGGAACCTCTAAGGGAAGGGTAACCGTAGACCAAGACAATAAATTACCGGTAGGTACTTATTTCTATATATTGGAGTATGCCCAAACAGATCAAAGTAAGCCTACTACCCTAACGGGATATATTTATATAAATAGATAA
- a CDS encoding type IX secretion system membrane protein PorP/SprF, whose translation MLILLLLGLEVKAQQDAQYTQYMYNTVSVNPGYTGSRGHISIAALHRSQWVGLEGAPTTQTLNIHSPIGYRGVGLGVSVVNDKIGPTSETYFDGDFSYTIHTSSEGRLSFGLKASAHLLDIRFSELNQDYTNPGKVDPTLEHDIDNKFSPNIGAGVYYRTNKYYVGLSVPRFLQTTHFDGQSLSTAQEQMNFYLITGYVFDLNANLKFKPTLLSKVVQGAPLQLDFSANFILNDKFILGAGYRWDAAVSAMAGFQISSEFLIGIAYDRETTELGQAVFNDGSFEIILRYDFIKQLTNLKSPRFF comes from the coding sequence ATGCTGATCCTTTTATTATTGGGGTTAGAAGTTAAGGCGCAACAAGATGCCCAATATACCCAGTATATGTATAATACGGTAAGCGTAAACCCTGGGTATACAGGGTCTAGGGGCCATATAAGTATTGCGGCCCTTCATAGGTCGCAATGGGTCGGTTTGGAGGGTGCACCCACTACACAGACCTTAAATATACATTCTCCGATTGGATATAGGGGAGTAGGCTTGGGGGTTTCTGTTGTGAACGATAAGATTGGGCCTACTTCAGAAACCTATTTTGATGGCGATTTTTCATATACCATCCATACCTCTAGTGAGGGTAGATTGAGCTTTGGTCTTAAAGCCAGTGCACATCTATTGGATATACGGTTCTCTGAATTAAACCAGGATTATACTAATCCCGGAAAGGTCGATCCTACCTTAGAACACGATATCGACAATAAATTTTCCCCCAATATTGGTGCAGGTGTGTATTATCGCACCAATAAATATTATGTAGGACTCTCAGTCCCTAGATTTTTACAGACCACACATTTTGACGGGCAATCACTTTCAACCGCTCAAGAGCAGATGAATTTTTATCTGATAACAGGCTATGTCTTTGATTTGAATGCCAATTTAAAATTTAAGCCTACCCTATTGTCGAAAGTAGTACAAGGCGCACCCTTGCAATTAGATTTTTCTGCCAACTTTATACTCAATGATAAATTTATTTTGGGGGCAGGGTATAGATGGGATGCCGCAGTAAGTGCTATGGCCGGATTTCAAATATCAAGTGAGTTTTTAATTGGTATCGCATATGACAGGGAAACCACGGAATTAGGGCAAGCTGTATTTAATGATGGTTCTTTTGAGATTATTCTACGCTACGATTTTATAAAGCAATTGACCAATTTAAAATCTCCCCGATTTTTCTAA
- the idi gene encoding isopentenyl-diphosphate Delta-isomerase, with protein MEEENVILVNELDEQIGTMPKMEAHEKALLHRAFSVFIMNDKGETMIQQRAAHKYHSPLIWANTCCSHQRVGESNIEAGKRRLIEEMGFETPLKEVFSFIYKAPFDNGLTEHEYDHVMIGEYNGEPNINPEEVAAWKWMKPEDIKIDITENPDKYSAWFKIIFDKFYDHITQDIKVV; from the coding sequence ATGGAAGAAGAAAATGTTATACTGGTAAATGAGTTGGATGAGCAAATTGGGACCATGCCTAAAATGGAGGCCCATGAAAAAGCATTGCTTCATAGAGCTTTTTCGGTTTTTATCATGAACGATAAGGGAGAGACTATGATTCAGCAAAGAGCTGCCCATAAATACCATTCCCCTTTAATTTGGGCAAATACTTGCTGCAGTCACCAAAGGGTTGGCGAATCCAATATTGAAGCAGGGAAAAGGAGACTTATAGAGGAAATGGGATTTGAGACCCCTTTAAAGGAAGTGTTTTCCTTTATCTATAAAGCCCCATTTGATAATGGACTTACAGAGCACGAGTATGATCATGTTATGATAGGGGAATACAATGGAGAACCCAATATAAATCCAGAGGAAGTAGCCGCTTGGAAATGGATGAAACCAGAAGATATTAAAATAGATATCACGGAAAACCCCGATAAATACTCGGCCTGGTTCAAAATTATTTTTGATAAATTTTACGATCATATTACCCAAGATATAAAAGTTGTATGA
- a CDS encoding 6-carboxytetrahydropterin synthase: MKVKVSRKAHFNAAHRLYRPEWDNEKNDAVFGLCNNPNFHGHNYELVVSVTGKIDQETGFVMDMKLLKDLIKDKVENVLDHKNLNVEIEWFKTVNPTAENIAVFIWNELRPSIKLSLDLEVVLYETPRNFVTFSG; the protein is encoded by the coding sequence ATGAAAGTTAAAGTAAGCAGAAAAGCGCATTTTAATGCCGCCCATCGACTGTATAGACCGGAATGGGATAATGAAAAAAATGATGCCGTCTTTGGTTTGTGCAACAATCCAAATTTCCACGGTCACAATTACGAGCTTGTAGTTAGTGTAACCGGGAAAATAGACCAAGAAACGGGGTTCGTTATGGATATGAAATTGCTAAAAGACCTTATTAAAGATAAGGTGGAGAACGTATTAGACCATAAAAATCTAAATGTAGAGATTGAATGGTTTAAAACCGTAAATCCGACGGCAGAGAATATCGCGGTATTTATTTGGAACGAACTAAGACCGTCCATCAAATTAAGCCTCGATCTGGAAGTGGTACTTTATGAAACACCTAGGAACTTTGTAACCTTTTCTGGTTAG
- a CDS encoding type I phosphomannose isomerase catalytic subunit — translation MDLYPLKFDPILKERLWGGTKLKEVLGKEITSDITGESWELSGVAGDVSLVANGELQGISLQELIEKYPEDLLGKSVVDRFGREFPILIKFIDAKQDLSIQLHPNDELAKKRHNSFGKTEMWYIMDADQDAELIVGFNKNVSKTQYSNSIEEDKLLDLLNYEKVKEGDTFFINTGKIHAIGAGVMLAEIQQTSDVTYRVFDFNRKDKNGNLRELHTNLALDAIDYERKEDFKVTYAQNEDTVNTMVSCPYFNTNFLNLTQPLELDIAQRDSFSIYMCVDGSATISNNFGKANLKKGQTVLIPAKSNNLHINTTNAKLLEVTI, via the coding sequence ATGGACCTATACCCATTAAAGTTTGATCCTATCCTAAAAGAAAGGCTTTGGGGAGGAACAAAATTAAAGGAAGTGCTGGGAAAGGAAATAACTAGCGATATTACAGGGGAAAGCTGGGAGCTGTCCGGGGTGGCAGGAGATGTTTCCCTAGTAGCCAACGGCGAATTACAAGGAATCTCATTGCAAGAACTCATAGAAAAGTACCCAGAAGACTTATTAGGAAAAAGCGTTGTTGATAGATTTGGAAGGGAATTTCCAATTCTCATCAAATTTATAGATGCCAAACAAGACCTGTCTATTCAATTGCATCCCAATGATGAATTGGCGAAAAAACGGCATAATTCTTTTGGGAAGACCGAAATGTGGTACATAATGGACGCCGATCAAGACGCAGAACTTATTGTCGGTTTTAACAAGAACGTTAGCAAGACCCAGTATTCCAACAGTATTGAGGAAGATAAATTGTTAGATTTATTAAATTACGAGAAGGTAAAGGAAGGAGATACATTTTTCATCAATACGGGGAAGATACACGCTATTGGCGCGGGCGTCATGTTGGCCGAGATTCAGCAGACCTCCGATGTTACCTATAGGGTGTTCGATTTTAATAGAAAAGATAAGAACGGGAATCTTAGGGAACTGCATACCAATTTGGCCTTAGATGCCATAGACTATGAGAGAAAGGAAGATTTTAAGGTTACCTACGCCCAGAATGAGGATACTGTTAACACTATGGTTTCCTGCCCCTATTTTAATACGAACTTTCTAAATCTGACCCAGCCCTTGGAATTGGATATTGCCCAACGCGATTCCTTTTCGATCTATATGTGTGTGGATGGTTCCGCTACCATATCCAACAACTTTGGCAAAGCAAATTTGAAGAAAGGACAGACCGTATTGATCCCTGCCAAATCTAATAATTTACATATTAATACAACGAATGCAAAACTTTTAGAGGTTACAATCTGA
- a CDS encoding DUF4369 domain-containing protein, whose product MKKIFITGLIAAFIASCAGTTENTMTVSGKVKGLKKGTLYLQHIADTSLVNIDSLTINGDGNFSFTTDIESPEIFYLYLDKKDNNAINDRITFFGEPGEITINTSWNTFDFDAIIKGSKTQDKLSEYQKMMSKFNTKNLEYIRTSLDPKTQKDQAAMDSLINLSDRNIKRSYLFALNYAMNNTDSYIAPYIALKEVSDANIKYLDSISNSLSPDVANSKYGKELKKYVADQKSNKDR is encoded by the coding sequence ATGAAAAAAATTTTTATTACTGGCCTAATAGCCGCTTTTATTGCCTCATGTGCAGGTACTACAGAAAACACCATGACCGTTTCGGGGAAGGTGAAAGGATTAAAAAAGGGCACCTTGTACCTTCAGCACATTGCGGATACCAGCTTGGTTAATATTGATTCTCTAACAATTAATGGGGATGGAAATTTCTCTTTTACTACAGATATTGAAAGTCCAGAAATCTTTTACCTATACCTAGACAAAAAGGACAACAACGCAATTAACGATCGAATTACTTTTTTTGGGGAGCCTGGTGAGATTACCATAAATACTTCTTGGAACACATTTGATTTCGATGCCATAATAAAAGGCTCGAAAACTCAAGATAAATTAAGTGAATATCAAAAAATGATGTCCAAATTCAATACCAAAAATTTAGAGTATATACGGACTAGCCTCGATCCCAAAACGCAAAAAGACCAGGCCGCTATGGATTCACTTATAAACCTTAGTGATAGGAATATAAAACGCAGCTATCTGTTCGCGTTAAATTATGCCATGAACAATACCGATTCCTATATTGCCCCATATATCGCCTTAAAAGAAGTATCGGATGCCAATATCAAATATTTGGATTCTATAAGCAACTCACTTAGCCCCGATGTAGCCAATTCTAAATACGGAAAGGAATTAAAAAAATACGTTGCAGATCAAAAGTCCAACAAAGACAGGTAA
- a CDS encoding DUF819 domain-containing protein — MTEPFITNDTVVFGLLTLCLGFIFYTSSLKTGFWSKFYNIVPAVLMCYLLPSILASSGLISDKTSNLYFVASRYLLPAALVLMTLSIDMKAISNLGSKALIMFFTGSVGIIIGGPLAILIISIFSPDTVGGNDFDAIWRGLSTLAGSWIGGGANQAAMLEIYQYNPEKYGGMVLVDIVVANVWMALILLGVGKTKRIDKWLKADTSAIEKLKIKVSEFSKRITRVPTLTDYMMMLFFAFTAVGLSHFFGDYISSFLGSFESVSDKKSFLSFLGSNFFWMVVVATILGIALSFTKAKSYEGAGASKIGSVFIYILVATIGMKMDLTKVLENPGLIVIGFVWISIHAGLLILVAKLIKAPYFFLAVGSQANVGGAASAPIVAAEFHPSLTSVGVLLAVFGYVVGTGGAILCTILMEIASKV; from the coding sequence ATGACAGAACCTTTTATCACCAATGACACCGTTGTTTTTGGACTTTTAACCCTTTGTCTTGGATTTATTTTTTACACCTCCTCCCTAAAAACTGGTTTTTGGAGTAAATTCTACAACATTGTCCCAGCTGTTCTAATGTGTTATTTACTGCCTTCTATTCTAGCGAGCAGCGGACTTATTTCGGATAAAACCTCCAATCTTTATTTTGTAGCTAGTAGATATTTATTACCTGCTGCGTTGGTCCTAATGACTTTGAGTATAGATATGAAGGCCATTTCTAATTTAGGTTCTAAAGCCTTAATCATGTTTTTTACGGGATCTGTGGGCATAATTATTGGCGGGCCCTTGGCAATTCTGATTATTTCTATTTTTTCACCTGATACTGTAGGGGGAAACGATTTTGATGCCATCTGGAGGGGTTTGTCTACCCTTGCGGGTAGTTGGATTGGCGGTGGGGCAAATCAGGCTGCAATGTTAGAAATATATCAATACAATCCTGAAAAATATGGCGGAATGGTCCTTGTAGATATAGTGGTAGCCAATGTTTGGATGGCGCTTATCCTCCTTGGTGTTGGGAAGACCAAAAGAATAGACAAATGGCTTAAGGCAGATACTTCTGCCATAGAAAAGTTAAAGATAAAAGTTTCCGAGTTTTCGAAGCGGATCACTAGGGTCCCTACCCTAACCGATTATATGATGATGCTCTTTTTTGCATTTACCGCCGTAGGTTTATCCCATTTTTTTGGTGACTATATTAGTTCGTTTTTAGGTTCTTTTGAAAGCGTAAGTGATAAAAAGAGTTTTTTATCCTTCTTGGGCTCCAATTTTTTCTGGATGGTGGTAGTTGCCACAATTCTCGGAATTGCGCTTTCATTTACTAAGGCAAAGAGCTATGAAGGAGCCGGCGCAAGTAAAATAGGAAGTGTATTCATCTATATCCTGGTTGCTACTATTGGAATGAAGATGGATTTGACCAAGGTATTGGAAAATCCCGGTCTGATCGTAATTGGCTTTGTATGGATCAGTATTCACGCTGGTCTACTCATCCTAGTGGCAAAGTTAATCAAAGCGCCTTATTTCTTTCTCGCTGTGGGGAGTCAGGCAAACGTTGGCGGCGCAGCCTCGGCCCCAATAGTTGCGGCAGAATTCCATCCTTCCCTTACCTCCGTTGGGGTACTATTGGCTGTATTTGGTTATGTTGTAGGAACGGGTGGCGCTATTCTTTGTACTATTCTAATGGAAATTGCCTCAAAAGTTTAA
- a CDS encoding Cof-type HAD-IIB family hydrolase, with protein sequence MNYKILCSDLDGTLLTYKDNVSDYTINEIKRIRSYMRVILVSARMPKSMTYIQKGLGIENQPIICYNGALVLDGGNQLSSTYIPLNLIEEIYKKASKMDIQLGLYSGDEWYVELYSERVRKEIKYTKALPEYRRTNATISDWRTRGIGGHKIMMMGKKESMDTIFPILFNTFSDTLNLYRSNDTLIEIAPKSVSKLTAISLLLREGEGLKDVIAFGDNYNDIEMLQNTGHGVAVGNAREEVKKISHAVTLKNTEDGVAHYIKQHLYI encoded by the coding sequence ATGAATTATAAAATATTATGCTCTGATCTGGATGGCACCTTATTGACCTATAAAGACAACGTGTCCGACTATACCATCAACGAAATAAAAAGGATCAGGAGCTATATGCGGGTCATTCTAGTTTCGGCAAGAATGCCAAAATCTATGACCTATATACAAAAAGGCTTGGGAATTGAAAATCAGCCCATTATTTGTTATAACGGGGCATTGGTCCTGGACGGGGGAAATCAATTGAGCTCTACTTATATCCCTTTAAACTTAATTGAAGAAATATATAAAAAGGCGAGTAAAATGGATATTCAGCTAGGCCTCTATTCCGGAGATGAATGGTATGTGGAGTTATATTCTGAAAGAGTCCGAAAGGAGATAAAGTACACTAAGGCCCTCCCTGAGTACAGACGCACCAATGCAACTATTTCCGATTGGAGAACTAGAGGCATAGGGGGTCATAAAATTATGATGATGGGTAAGAAAGAAAGCATGGACACAATTTTCCCCATCCTTTTCAACACATTTTCAGACACATTGAACCTATATCGATCCAACGATACCCTAATTGAGATCGCTCCCAAATCCGTATCTAAACTAACAGCCATTTCCCTCCTATTGCGAGAAGGGGAAGGTTTAAAAGATGTGATTGCCTTTGGCGACAACTACAATGATATAGAAATGCTGCAAAATACAGGTCATGGTGTTGCCGTGGGCAATGCGAGGGAAGAAGTAAAGAAAATTTCCCACGCTGTAACCCTAAAAAATACAGAGGACGGAGTGGCTCATTATATAAAACAGCATCTATATATTTGA
- a CDS encoding Arc family DNA-binding protein: MSKKKAFALRLNEDMLKAIEKWASDEFRSVNGQIEWLLMKGLKEAKRDPKDKDE; the protein is encoded by the coding sequence ATGAGTAAAAAGAAAGCTTTTGCACTACGATTAAATGAAGATATGCTGAAGGCCATTGAAAAATGGGCATCGGACGAATTTCGCAGTGTAAATGGACAGATAGAATGGTTGCTGATGAAAGGGCTCAAAGAAGCGAAAAGAGATCCCAAAGACAAGGACGAATAG